A section of the Posidoniimonas corsicana genome encodes:
- a CDS encoding cadherin-like domain-containing protein, which produces MHRRTSRSLFANRPARRAARARTKAERISQRSQVRVYAMQRKRESRIQRWRKAFPTRFVPVNMTRFSALWAAVLSMFSDALAPPTFRRRASVGARHRVGSMRFFQPLEERVPLAADLVVGNFTFADVATDTDLSGDLTTGDIVNVTHTDSSAPATAEYNVDTFTSIGAAIAAAAADAVDNNGLTFDRIFVTDGTYAENISLAGSASLDGLQLIGDGSADTIISASGTIVDSAAEDVGISGFTLSATTSGATFFDDSSPMESLAVSTTAYEIVVLEDTPFTLTVDGSNVTSVTAGDTKGTVQATGPAITYTPNSAIEGPDTATFSFTTTNGLSGTVKVAIAPVNDAPTFALAGDQSAAEDSGLQEVENFLTGFDPIEAGQNLLTTTVTNNNNSLFSMQPAIDASGKLTYTPALDAVGTATVTVTVQDDGGTANGGVDSASLTFEIEITPVNDAPTEDINLGKTIDEGGFRWIRSSDLTYTDAEDDSTPENIVYEITSLSPGISLELVDGTTIGPAGGGFDQTYFTQQNLNNASGLQRVFVYHDGREGNSGLFTFIVRDSGDVDGSDPSSLESPDANSTTNGEFLLTVTPVNDAPVPKDDSFATDEDTTVGGNLLADNGNGIDSDPDAPADGAESDTLTVSEVEGVPIDDVANPMGTPVALASGATLLVWENGDFTLDPSTSASLNTLAAGASGSITFDYTLSDGIASNTASVTVDVTGVNDPLFKVRNQPLSVIEGGSAVITKALHLEYSDPDIGDTLTYTVDSIPAGTLTLAGVGPLGLMDTFTQADINAGKLTYTHNGDETTSDSFVFTVTDGSAASFTATFSVSVSPVNDNPEVSAPTGLEVEEAVETPLIGMGFGIVDPDSAPVTVTFAVGSGTIALSGTSALVADAASTPTSLVLVGSIGDIVAAWESGDVLYTSAANTPADTLTISVDDNDGGTIATDVATIDINEINDPPVVAGPASISVDEDVQTPIADAAFVVTDADTAIVTLTLEVDSGALNVTGTPAGVTVDSGDGTGMLVLSGSPTDLQAALVAGDISYTSVLNDDTDATLTLTVFDGDNTVDTTVDISIDPVDDALQLSTNDFTMDEESTFTLTSAQLSIVDPDRVPADIEIEITSLPTDASLLLNGTPLGLNDTFTYLQLLSGNVAIKDASQGGSTSFSFDVADGALPDQSGTINVTVTPINDAPEVTPAGPLMVAYTEGDNPGVLLAGGISLSDVDNLQLASATITITDFLAGDLLEVTPTGSVTVDASDDGTSGVLKLIGPADLADFEATIASITYRSTSTDPTDNINMQASRSITIQVDDGGSSDSASNVLPVTVDITPVNDAPVLDTDDMMPPATITYTENDPAVALIPNITVTDGDGPSVMMAYATVTLTAPTPGDVLSFDEMMLPAGFTVMDNITDTGTEIILTGAATAAEYQSFLSSVKFENTTDAPSTAQRTVEFVVNDGIVDSAPLSVMIDVIAENDPLVIEANEGLSILEGSHNADENYITTSVLNVTDADPEIDPADITYTLVSIKRADNSNGDDLVEIRNRIAGTPVGITSFTQQDINDTDASGPSNLHTGIQIYSLGVDATPGSDVAILEFAVTNGQGDDLIPNLTFTVNIARVNDAPSDGDGPGTVSVPEEVDTVGTPVSITDFTYTDEETPADELTIMITGVTPDIGVLSVNGVPFTGSALPITQAEIADNKLTFTHNDRGEGTGPVTVTYEVMDGELDGGALAATKTTGQSFTITIDPQNDSPIATDNEYSVTQSGTVSENLLTDDTGDGVDADPEGVGFVITEANGAAFVDGATISLTSGANVTLNADGSFTYDPAGAFDYLDDGATATDSFTYRIEDTSADNLSHPTISLATVTIAITGENDAPNVDPDQVLQFPEGVAPVSVVGLVTATDPDDSGTIVDFDIVGGDAGFEIDSTGQITTTADFDFEMSASPYTVLVSAKDDQGDWGPGIEVTLNLTDVNEAPTLMAPASINTLSEETAGTITGITVGDQDAGDTLTLTLDVDAGSLAVSGTPTGVTVSVGGATLTLTGSAADLQALLDASNGSVEYTGNIDVLMDILTVDLQDAAGLTAATEMVDLVLANVNDAPVADADPYEITVDKDSSFVLHVLESAMPAFGGEANLSSDADGDTISLTGVSATATGALVTADIGDLGSGGGTITYTANGSTGTDTFQYFLSDGTATTVVTVNVTVQDLEPVANDDDFIVTEGDTLVEFDVFADNGHGPDISGKTGQPSFVEVAGVPFTPGMVVILSGGTLTHVADGLFTYISDGNADPEILAETFTYTITDGTTAVPDNISDPATVTISVTDVPDIDPVISGFTVDSGTPGTEDVPMTFTVSASDGDAMADLEYTWNFGDGTVFTSGNATESHTYSDKGIYNVTVTVSDRGDSASATLVGVEVIDVTPPEIASVRVASLDWSSSFIDEVDATMGLGYSVADGEASLPWVNLDVIHVTFSEEVQKVGGGTITADDIQLIGVNSSPSIASFTYDNTTFTATITLFDPIGADKLLVYVDGADVQDDAGNAVNDGGSDSDSLQVNIVPGDANRSSQVSPTDLGFANGKKLLAVGDAGYSIYADVNGSGTVTGTDVNDIRLRQFSSLPTGSPMPPAPAPAAAPALTASPISDPINSEEVAGPAENEAPAPVLFVLSSSLPAGPAAGPAVLAEAEVSAYQDQSLLLYLDEVGSSAGDAETVAIGEDTEENETEEERDEAIGQLFGSAF; this is translated from the coding sequence ATGCATCGCCGCACCTCTCGGTCGCTGTTCGCCAACCGCCCCGCTCGCCGTGCCGCCCGCGCCCGGACGAAAGCCGAACGCATCAGCCAGCGTTCGCAAGTCCGCGTGTATGCGATGCAGCGGAAGCGGGAGTCTCGGATCCAGCGGTGGCGCAAGGCGTTCCCGACGCGATTCGTACCGGTCAACATGACGCGTTTTTCAGCGCTGTGGGCAGCAGTGCTGAGTATGTTCTCCGACGCGCTAGCCCCCCCCACCTTCCGGCGCCGGGCGTCCGTCGGAGCGCGGCATCGGGTTGGCAGCATGCGGTTCTTCCAGCCACTGGAAGAGCGCGTCCCCCTTGCAGCTGACCTGGTGGTAGGGAACTTCACGTTCGCAGATGTCGCAACTGACACCGACCTCTCAGGCGACCTTACTACTGGCGACATTGTCAACGTCACCCACACGGATTCCAGCGCACCGGCGACTGCTGAGTATAACGTCGACACGTTCACCTCGATCGGCGCAGCCATCGCCGCTGCGGCAGCAGACGCCGTCGATAACAACGGCCTGACATTTGACCGAATCTTTGTCACCGACGGAACTTACGCAGAGAACATCTCGCTCGCTGGCTCGGCGAGCCTCGACGGTCTGCAGCTAATCGGTGACGGCTCGGCCGACACGATAATCTCTGCCAGTGGAACCATCGTTGACAGCGCTGCTGAAGACGTAGGAATCAGCGGCTTCACGCTCAGCGCCACCACTAGCGGCGCAACTTTCTTCGACGACAGCAGCCCGATGGAGTCCTTGGCCGTATCGACGACTGCCTACGAGATTGTTGTCCTCGAGGATACCCCGTTTACGCTTACGGTTGACGGATCGAATGTGACAAGCGTCACTGCCGGCGACACAAAGGGCACCGTCCAGGCAACCGGCCCCGCAATTACCTACACGCCTAACTCCGCAATTGAAGGCCCCGATACGGCCACCTTCTCGTTCACCACTACCAACGGCCTGTCGGGGACTGTCAAGGTCGCGATCGCACCTGTGAACGACGCGCCGACCTTTGCGCTGGCGGGTGACCAGTCGGCAGCGGAGGATTCTGGCCTGCAAGAAGTCGAGAACTTCTTGACCGGCTTCGACCCCATCGAAGCAGGGCAGAACCTGCTCACGACCACGGTTACCAACAACAATAACTCGCTCTTCTCGATGCAGCCCGCCATCGACGCCAGCGGGAAGCTGACCTACACCCCGGCGCTCGACGCCGTGGGCACGGCCACCGTGACGGTGACCGTGCAAGACGATGGCGGCACCGCAAACGGTGGCGTCGATTCGGCTTCGCTCACGTTTGAAATTGAAATCACCCCCGTCAACGACGCGCCAACCGAGGATATCAATCTCGGTAAGACCATTGACGAGGGCGGCTTCCGCTGGATCCGTTCAAGCGATCTTACGTATACCGACGCCGAAGACGATAGCACCCCCGAGAACATCGTCTACGAGATCACCAGCCTCTCGCCGGGTATCTCGCTCGAGTTGGTCGACGGCACCACCATCGGCCCCGCGGGCGGCGGATTTGACCAGACCTATTTCACTCAGCAAAACCTGAACAACGCCTCCGGCCTGCAGCGCGTGTTCGTGTACCACGACGGTCGGGAGGGGAATTCCGGCCTTTTCACGTTCATCGTCCGTGACAGCGGTGACGTTGACGGCTCCGACCCCTCGAGCCTGGAAAGCCCTGACGCGAACTCGACTACCAACGGCGAGTTCCTGCTTACCGTAACTCCGGTCAACGACGCCCCGGTACCCAAGGATGACTCCTTTGCCACCGACGAAGACACCACCGTCGGCGGCAACCTGCTCGCCGACAACGGCAATGGGATTGACTCTGATCCAGACGCCCCGGCCGATGGCGCCGAGTCCGACACCCTAACGGTCTCCGAGGTGGAGGGCGTCCCAATTGATGACGTCGCCAATCCCATGGGAACGCCCGTTGCCCTGGCTAGCGGCGCCACGCTGCTGGTGTGGGAGAACGGGGACTTCACCCTCGATCCCTCGACTTCCGCCAGTCTCAACACCTTGGCGGCTGGCGCCTCGGGCTCGATCACTTTCGACTACACCCTCAGCGACGGTATCGCCAGCAACACCGCCAGCGTAACGGTCGACGTCACCGGCGTGAACGACCCACTGTTCAAGGTCCGCAACCAGCCGCTCTCCGTCATCGAAGGCGGATCGGCCGTCATCACCAAAGCTCTGCACCTCGAATACAGCGACCCCGACATCGGCGACACGCTGACCTACACGGTTGACTCGATTCCGGCCGGCACGCTGACTCTGGCCGGAGTCGGCCCACTGGGCTTGATGGACACGTTCACTCAGGCCGACATCAACGCCGGCAAGCTCACTTACACCCACAATGGCGACGAGACCACCAGCGACTCATTCGTTTTCACGGTCACCGACGGCAGCGCAGCCAGTTTCACCGCAACGTTCAGCGTCTCGGTATCGCCGGTAAATGACAATCCTGAAGTCAGCGCGCCGACCGGCTTGGAAGTGGAAGAAGCCGTTGAGACGCCGCTTATTGGCATGGGCTTCGGCATCGTGGACCCCGATTCCGCCCCCGTCACTGTCACTTTTGCAGTCGGTAGTGGAACGATCGCGTTGTCAGGCACAAGCGCCCTGGTAGCCGATGCCGCCAGCACTCCGACGTCGTTGGTGCTCGTTGGATCGATTGGCGACATTGTTGCCGCCTGGGAATCAGGCGACGTGCTCTACACCAGCGCTGCCAACACACCAGCCGACACGCTGACAATCAGTGTCGATGACAACGACGGCGGGACCATCGCGACCGACGTGGCTACGATCGACATCAACGAAATCAACGACCCACCGGTGGTGGCGGGCCCGGCCTCGATCAGCGTCGACGAAGATGTCCAGACGCCGATTGCTGACGCCGCGTTCGTTGTCACCGACGCCGACACCGCCATCGTCACGCTGACCCTAGAAGTCGACTCCGGCGCCCTCAACGTCACTGGAACGCCGGCTGGCGTCACCGTCGACAGTGGCGATGGCACTGGCATGCTGGTGCTCTCCGGCTCTCCGACCGACCTGCAGGCGGCTCTGGTCGCGGGCGACATCTCGTACACCAGCGTTTTGAACGATGACACCGACGCAACCTTGACGCTCACCGTCTTCGACGGCGACAACACGGTCGACACTACGGTCGACATCTCAATTGATCCGGTGGACGACGCGCTGCAGCTATCCACCAATGACTTCACGATGGACGAGGAGTCCACGTTCACGCTGACGAGTGCGCAACTCTCAATCGTCGACCCGGACCGAGTGCCCGCGGATATTGAGATTGAGATCACATCGCTCCCGACTGACGCCTCGCTGCTGCTGAACGGCACCCCGCTCGGCTTGAACGATACGTTCACCTACCTGCAACTGCTAAGCGGCAACGTCGCCATCAAGGACGCGAGCCAGGGCGGCTCAACTTCATTCTCGTTTGATGTCGCGGACGGGGCCCTGCCCGACCAGAGCGGCACGATCAACGTCACGGTGACGCCGATCAATGACGCCCCAGAAGTCACCCCAGCCGGGCCTCTCATGGTGGCATACACCGAAGGAGACAACCCAGGCGTCCTGCTGGCAGGCGGCATCTCGCTCTCGGATGTCGACAACTTGCAGCTTGCCTCGGCGACCATCACCATCACCGACTTCCTAGCGGGCGACCTGCTGGAGGTCACCCCGACTGGCAGCGTCACAGTCGACGCCTCGGACGACGGCACGAGCGGAGTGCTGAAACTAATCGGTCCTGCCGACCTGGCCGACTTTGAAGCGACGATCGCTTCGATCACCTACCGCAGCACCTCGACCGACCCGACCGACAACATCAACATGCAGGCCTCCCGGTCGATCACCATCCAGGTCGATGATGGGGGGTCCAGCGACAGCGCCTCGAACGTGCTGCCCGTAACGGTTGACATCACACCGGTAAACGACGCGCCGGTGCTCGACACCGACGACATGATGCCGCCAGCGACGATCACCTACACAGAGAACGACCCGGCGGTCGCGCTGATCCCCAACATAACCGTTACCGACGGCGATGGCCCGTCGGTGATGATGGCCTACGCCACGGTCACCCTGACCGCCCCGACGCCGGGTGACGTGCTCAGCTTTGACGAGATGATGCTGCCGGCCGGCTTCACCGTTATGGACAACATCACGGACACCGGCACGGAAATCATCCTGACCGGCGCCGCCACGGCCGCCGAGTACCAGTCGTTCCTCAGCTCAGTCAAGTTCGAGAACACCACCGACGCCCCGAGCACCGCGCAACGGACGGTCGAATTCGTAGTCAACGATGGAATCGTGGACTCCGCCCCATTGTCGGTCATGATCGACGTGATCGCGGAGAACGATCCACTGGTGATTGAGGCGAACGAGGGGCTGAGCATCCTCGAAGGCTCCCACAACGCCGACGAGAACTACATCACGACATCGGTCCTCAACGTGACCGACGCCGACCCCGAGATCGACCCCGCCGACATTACGTACACGCTGGTTTCGATCAAGCGAGCCGACAACAGCAACGGCGATGATCTGGTCGAGATCCGAAACCGCATCGCCGGCACCCCGGTTGGAATCACCAGCTTCACCCAGCAGGACATTAACGACACCGACGCCAGCGGCCCGTCCAACCTGCACACCGGCATCCAGATCTACTCGCTGGGTGTGGACGCAACGCCGGGCAGCGATGTGGCGATCCTTGAGTTCGCCGTCACAAACGGCCAGGGCGACGACCTGATTCCGAACCTCACCTTTACGGTCAATATCGCCCGGGTGAACGACGCCCCGTCCGATGGCGATGGCCCTGGAACGGTCAGCGTCCCCGAAGAGGTCGACACCGTCGGCACTCCCGTGAGTATCACGGACTTTACCTACACCGATGAGGAAACCCCCGCCGACGAACTTACCATCATGATCACCGGTGTCACGCCCGACATCGGCGTGCTGTCGGTCAACGGCGTTCCGTTTACGGGATCTGCGCTCCCGATCACACAGGCTGAAATCGCCGACAATAAGCTGACCTTCACCCACAACGATCGCGGTGAGGGGACCGGCCCTGTCACAGTCACGTACGAGGTGATGGACGGCGAACTCGATGGCGGCGCCCTTGCGGCCACAAAGACTACCGGTCAGTCGTTCACGATCACCATCGATCCGCAAAACGACTCGCCGATCGCGACCGACAACGAGTACAGCGTGACTCAGTCGGGCACTGTTTCGGAGAACCTGCTGACGGATGACACGGGCGACGGAGTTGACGCCGACCCAGAAGGCGTCGGCTTTGTGATCACCGAGGCGAACGGCGCCGCCTTCGTCGATGGCGCCACAATCTCACTGACCTCGGGCGCCAACGTGACGCTCAACGCCGACGGCAGCTTCACCTACGACCCGGCCGGCGCGTTTGACTACCTCGACGACGGCGCCACCGCCACCGACTCCTTCACCTACCGGATCGAGGACACGTCCGCCGACAACCTGTCGCACCCGACGATCTCCCTCGCCACGGTCACGATCGCGATCACCGGCGAGAACGATGCACCGAACGTCGATCCCGACCAGGTGCTCCAATTCCCCGAAGGCGTCGCCCCAGTCAGTGTGGTTGGACTGGTCACCGCGACAGACCCCGACGATTCGGGCACGATCGTCGACTTCGATATTGTCGGCGGCGACGCAGGCTTCGAGATCGACAGTACCGGCCAGATCACGACCACTGCCGACTTCGACTTCGAGATGTCAGCCTCTCCGTACACGGTCTTGGTCAGCGCCAAAGATGACCAGGGCGACTGGGGCCCCGGCATTGAGGTGACGCTAAACCTGACGGATGTCAACGAGGCGCCGACCCTCATGGCTCCTGCCTCGATTAACACCCTATCTGAGGAAACCGCCGGCACGATCACCGGCATCACCGTCGGCGACCAGGACGCCGGCGACACCCTGACGCTTACCCTTGACGTGGACGCCGGCTCGCTGGCTGTCTCGGGAACGCCGACCGGGGTAACCGTCAGCGTCGGTGGGGCTACCCTGACCCTCACGGGTTCGGCAGCCGACCTGCAGGCCCTGCTTGACGCTAGCAACGGTTCCGTAGAGTACACCGGCAACATCGATGTTTTGATGGACATCCTGACGGTAGACCTGCAAGATGCCGCTGGCCTGACTGCGGCGACTGAGATGGTCGACCTTGTCCTTGCGAACGTCAACGACGCCCCGGTGGCGGACGCCGACCCGTATGAGATCACCGTGGACAAGGACAGCTCGTTCGTCCTGCACGTCCTCGAGTCCGCGATGCCGGCGTTCGGCGGGGAGGCGAATCTTTCCAGCGATGCCGATGGCGACACCATCAGCCTGACTGGCGTGTCAGCCACGGCCACTGGCGCCCTGGTGACCGCCGACATCGGCGACCTCGGTTCCGGCGGTGGTACGATTACCTACACGGCTAACGGCAGCACGGGTACCGACACCTTCCAGTACTTCCTGTCCGACGGAACTGCCACGACGGTTGTCACGGTCAACGTGACAGTTCAGGATCTCGAGCCGGTCGCCAACGACGACGACTTCATAGTGACCGAGGGCGACACCCTGGTCGAATTCGACGTGTTCGCGGACAACGGACACGGGCCAGATATTTCCGGCAAGACCGGCCAGCCTTCGTTCGTCGAGGTTGCTGGGGTGCCATTCACTCCCGGCATGGTGGTCATCCTGAGCGGTGGCACACTGACTCACGTCGCCGATGGCCTGTTCACCTACATAAGCGACGGCAACGCCGATCCCGAGATCCTAGCTGAGACCTTCACCTACACCATCACCGATGGCACCACGGCTGTCCCAGACAACATTTCGGACCCCGCGACTGTCACGATCAGTGTCACCGATGTCCCAGACATCGACCCGGTAATCTCTGGGTTCACTGTCGATAGCGGCACGCCCGGCACCGAGGATGTGCCGATGACGTTCACCGTCTCGGCGAGTGACGGGGACGCGATGGCCGACCTTGAGTACACTTGGAACTTCGGCGACGGCACCGTGTTCACCAGCGGCAACGCCACCGAGAGCCACACCTACTCGGATAAGGGCATCTACAACGTGACCGTCACGGTCTCGGACCGTGGAGACTCCGCGTCCGCTACTTTGGTCGGCGTAGAGGTGATTGACGTCACGCCGCCCGAAATCGCCTCGGTCCGCGTCGCCTCTCTCGACTGGAGCAGCAGCTTCATCGACGAGGTGGACGCCACCATGGGCCTGGGCTACTCAGTCGCTGACGGCGAAGCGTCGCTGCCCTGGGTCAACCTGGATGTCATCCACGTGACCTTCAGTGAGGAAGTCCAGAAAGTGGGCGGCGGCACGATCACCGCCGACGACATCCAGCTGATCGGGGTGAACTCGTCGCCCAGCATCGCTTCGTTCACGTACGACAACACTACCTTTACCGCGACGATCACGCTGTTCGATCCGATCGGAGCCGATAAGCTGCTGGTCTACGTCGACGGCGCAGACGTCCAAGACGACGCAGGAAACGCGGTCAACGACGGCGGGTCCGACAGCGACTCGCTGCAGGTCAACATCGTCCCGGGCGACGCCAACCGCAGCTCACAGGTTTCACCGACCGACCTGGGCTTCGCCAATGGCAAGAAGCTTCTGGCGGTGGGAGACGCGGGCTACTCGATCTACGCGGACGTGAACGGCTCGGGAACGGTGACCGGAACGGACGTCAACGACATCCGCCTGCGGCAGTTCAGCAGTCTGCCCACCGGTTCGCCAATGCCTCCGGCGCCCGCGCCAGCTGCGGCCCCGGCGCTCACGGCGTCGCCTATCTCCGACCCGATTAACTCGGAGGAGGTTGCTGGCCCGGCGGAAAACGAGGCACCAGCCCCCGTGCTGTTTGTGCTGTCGAGCAGCCTCCCGGCCGGCCCGGCAGCCGGACCTGCGGTGCTAGCAGAAGCGGAAGTTTCCGCCTATCAGGACCAGTCGTTGTTGCTGTACCTGGACGAGGTCGGATCCTCGGCCGGAGATGCTGAAACGGTAGCGATTGGAGAGGACACGGAGGAAAATGAGACGGAAGAAGAGCGGGACGAGGCAATCGGCCAGCTCTTCGGCTCAGCCTTCTAA
- a CDS encoding response regulator transcription factor, protein MEESGARSKQQDEHPIASSDLFDLAEWELVCAELSLSERQADIVARIISGKSDQAIAHALGISTPTVRAHLHRVFESLKVNDRVSLLVQVFRTLRNLDRV, encoded by the coding sequence ATGGAAGAGAGCGGCGCAAGAAGCAAGCAGCAAGACGAGCATCCCATCGCGAGCTCTGATCTATTTGACCTCGCTGAGTGGGAACTCGTCTGCGCAGAGCTTTCGCTAAGCGAGCGGCAGGCCGACATCGTCGCACGGATAATCTCCGGCAAGAGCGATCAAGCGATCGCGCACGCGCTGGGCATCTCAACGCCCACTGTCCGCGCCCACCTGCACCGTGTTTTCGAATCTCTCAAGGTTAACGACCGAGTGTCGCTCCTCGTGCAGGTGTTTCGAACCCTGAGAAACCTAGACCGGGTTTAA
- a CDS encoding CbrC family protein codes for MSLPNFRYHPDPVATGNVVESEAECVCCGTARGFIYTGPVYAIEEYDCCICPWCISDGSAHEKLDASFTDENGIGGGGMWDEVSEELVEEVAYRTPGFSGWQQEQWWTHCEDAGQFLGRAGRKELESLGPDAIAAIQDSTGLNDGPEWQQFFNALDKDGSPTAYVFRCPKCNAVGGYQDCD; via the coding sequence GTGTCGCTACCGAATTTCCGCTATCACCCTGATCCCGTCGCCACGGGCAATGTCGTTGAATCCGAGGCAGAATGCGTTTGCTGTGGGACGGCCAGAGGCTTCATTTATACCGGCCCAGTGTATGCAATTGAGGAATACGACTGTTGTATATGTCCGTGGTGCATCTCAGATGGTTCGGCTCACGAGAAACTCGATGCGAGCTTCACCGACGAAAACGGTATCGGTGGGGGTGGCATGTGGGATGAGGTATCCGAAGAACTGGTCGAAGAAGTCGCCTACCGCACCCCTGGGTTCTCCGGATGGCAGCAAGAACAATGGTGGACACATTGCGAAGACGCAGGCCAGTTCTTGGGACGTGCGGGACGCAAAGAGTTGGAATCGCTTGGGCCTGACGCCATTGCTGCGATTCAAGATTCGACCGGCTTGAATGATGGGCCAGAATGGCAGCAATTCTTCAACGCATTGGACAAGGACGGTTCCCCAACTGCTTACGTCTTCCGTTGCCCAAAATGCAATGCCGTAGGTGGCTATCAAGACTGCGACTGA
- a CDS encoding recombinase family protein, whose protein sequence is MIPGTATAGNLFDRDSYNFKESGAVVLYSRTSPDRGSVRHSPDATIGEMHRWASSHGLQVAGKFIDRGCDGRRVGPKRIGLNNAVAMAVAMQCPVVAWHVHRLCRMPHKLQRFGCDFVTYHPLTMPEAEVNELTCQLVCRDRKQAGQRIGRPGRREITPELREKVKSMYRRCSLGDVGKIYGLPKSTVFDIVHC, encoded by the coding sequence ATGATACCAGGAACTGCCACGGCGGGCAATCTGTTTGACCGCGACTCGTACAACTTCAAGGAGTCCGGGGCCGTTGTCCTCTACTCTCGAACGAGCCCGGATCGCGGGTCGGTTCGACACTCACCCGATGCAACGATAGGCGAGATGCATCGGTGGGCGAGTTCGCACGGGTTGCAAGTTGCGGGCAAGTTCATTGATCGGGGCTGCGACGGCCGGCGTGTCGGCCCGAAACGAATCGGACTCAACAACGCTGTTGCAATGGCTGTCGCCATGCAATGCCCTGTTGTGGCGTGGCACGTTCATAGGCTCTGCCGGATGCCGCACAAGCTGCAACGTTTCGGCTGTGACTTCGTGACCTATCATCCGCTTACCATGCCCGAGGCTGAGGTTAATGAGCTAACGTGCCAACTCGTTTGCCGTGATCGAAAGCAAGCGGGCCAGCGAATCGGCAGACCGGGCCGGCGAGAGATCACCCCAGAGCTACGGGAGAAGGTGAAGTCGATGTATCGGCGGTGTAGTCTCGGTGACGTTGGCAAGATCTACGGTCTGCCAAAGTCGACGGTCTTCGATATCGTCCACTGCTGA
- a CDS encoding helix-turn-helix domain-containing protein, whose protein sequence is MEATTETPAVPSVVTALEALGDPPKDFEGSKLTEQHHRIYRARLAGKPVREIAQAEGVDPSTVWRKCKAVEAEASEQYSKPVLNILTEELARLTDLEQQARQLAESSKSDRAKQAYLGEARRSATARQHLLVTTGILPKSPEKIYQVIADNRPQEILSDDDRGPTIPRDQAISQLIGKMANARSL, encoded by the coding sequence ATGGAAGCGACAACAGAAACGCCGGCAGTTCCCTCGGTAGTCACCGCCCTTGAGGCGTTAGGCGATCCGCCCAAGGACTTCGAAGGAAGCAAGCTCACCGAGCAGCACCACAGGATCTATCGGGCGAGACTCGCAGGGAAGCCGGTTAGGGAAATCGCCCAGGCAGAGGGAGTAGATCCCTCTACCGTCTGGCGTAAGTGCAAGGCCGTGGAAGCTGAGGCGAGCGAGCAGTATTCAAAGCCCGTCCTCAACATACTCACCGAAGAGCTAGCGAGGCTGACGGATCTAGAGCAGCAAGCCCGGCAACTGGCTGAGTCGAGCAAGAGCGACCGGGCAAAGCAGGCGTACCTAGGCGAAGCTCGCAGGTCAGCAACAGCACGGCAACACTTGCTAGTCACAACGGGCATCCTGCCCAAGAGCCCGGAAAAAATCTATCAGGTCATTGCCGACAATCGCCCCCAAGAAATCCTCAGTGACGACGACAGAGGCCCGACCATTCCCCGGGATCAAGCGATCTCGCAGCTAATCGGGAAAATGGCGAACGCCCGGAGCTTGTAA
- a CDS encoding phage minor head protein, with amino-acid sequence MSATLTDARREQAIRLAENGARSLIERQLQAKLAQMILGFQFNYIAELERQNLLNEPDAFERLPAILVDPTFEARIAGELYRASSVAFEAGAVVALHQMGFEATAPRVSKLRGKRARVEVLKAFKLKFRLTNGAINLKILERAQAIAHQAVKATVEATQRTLKELALAGGITAGAAIAKLKRQKFPTSFAGRIAETEAHAAYEDGQHETYKKSGVLYHSWITVGDNRVRPWHVTNEAEGLVRVGDPFPSGQVHPGDGPLSVNCRCSVIPEVPSALDLIPWDGG; translated from the coding sequence ATGTCAGCAACACTCACAGACGCACGACGCGAGCAAGCAATCAGGCTGGCTGAGAACGGGGCACGCTCGCTTATCGAGCGGCAGCTACAGGCGAAACTCGCCCAAATGATCTTGGGCTTTCAGTTCAACTACATAGCGGAACTTGAACGGCAAAATCTGCTGAACGAACCAGACGCGTTTGAGCGTCTGCCTGCGATTCTGGTTGATCCGACATTCGAAGCACGCATTGCGGGAGAGCTATACCGAGCCTCTAGCGTGGCGTTCGAAGCGGGGGCAGTTGTAGCTCTCCACCAGATGGGCTTTGAGGCGACTGCCCCCAGAGTTAGCAAACTTCGGGGCAAACGTGCCCGAGTCGAGGTACTGAAAGCCTTCAAGCTGAAATTCAGGCTAACTAATGGTGCGATAAACCTCAAAATCCTTGAGCGTGCCCAAGCGATAGCCCACCAAGCCGTCAAAGCAACCGTAGAAGCTACCCAACGCACCCTCAAAGAACTTGCCCTAGCGGGCGGCATTACAGCCGGGGCAGCGATTGCCAAACTCAAGCGACAAAAGTTCCCAACAAGCTTTGCCGGCAGGATCGCAGAAACAGAGGCACACGCTGCTTACGAAGACGGGCAGCACGAGACGTACAAGAAATCCGGAGTCTTATACCACTCTTGGATTACCGTAGGCGATAACCGTGTCCGCCCGTGGCACGTCACCAACGAAGCCGAGGGACTAGTGCGGGTGGGTGATCCCTTCCCGAGCGGCCAGGTTCACCCGGGCGATGGTCCGCTGTCGGTGAACTGCCGATGCTCGGTGATTCCAGAAGTCCCCTCTGCCCTAGACCTTATCCCGTGGGATGGCGGCTAG